Proteins encoded by one window of Haliotis asinina isolate JCU_RB_2024 chromosome 6, JCU_Hal_asi_v2, whole genome shotgun sequence:
- the LOC137287911 gene encoding glycine N-acyltransferase-like, translated as MAIVLRTQQLPRLLATLQNIPKTNHIRGEILSKLRSVITDYDFIVDRWPDYRALVVRINPVTAKFPKHLDVVSSVYAKDSEALESLLQRPRVIDCTSRVGFVGVHPYEMQAVVNAMQKQQRKHQMFLLLDMKGTEKTLKNCPVPDGFKIRSLIPEQAYLVNSMWPYNDGIHSESYVKELISKQPSCCLYNRERSLVGYALAYHYGYLGFLHVMKEHRRRGYAKVIASHIAALCLQQMEEVHIYVLKGNTASIELSKSVGFVQNKDSCWWIETQGSEKKMGFNHK; from the exons ATGGCGATCGTCCTGAGAACCCAGCAGCTTCCTCGGTTATTAGCAACTCTACAAAACATCCCGAAGACAAATCAT ATTCGAGGTGAAATACTTTCGAAACTGCGATCGGTGATAACTGACTATGACTTCATAGTGGACCGCTGGCCAGATTACAGAGCACTGGTTGTTCGTATCAATCCTGTTACAGCCAAG TTTCCAAAACATCTGGATGTGGTCAGCAGTGTTTATGCCAAAGACTCTGAAGCTCTGGAGTCTCTGCTTCAAAGGCCTCGTGTGATAGACTGCACATCAAGAGTTGGGTTTGTAG GTGTGCATCCTTACGAAATGCAAGCCGTTGTTAATGCCATGCAGAAACAGCAAAGGAAACATCAAATGTTCTTGCTCTTAGACATGAAAGGTACAGAAAAGACGTTGAAGAACTG CCCTGTTCCAGATGGATTCAAGATAAGAAGTCTTATTCCTGAACAGGCTTATCTAGTCAATTCAATGTGGCCTTACAATGACGGTATACACTCTGAGTCATACGTAAAAGAACTTATCAGCAAACAACCGTCGTGTTGCCTGTACAACAGGGAAAGGTCCCTGGTAGGATACGCCCTGGCTTACCATTACGGATATTTGGGTTTCCTACACGTCATGAAGGAACATAGAAGGAGGGGATATGCCAAGGTGATCGCTTCCCATATTGCTGCTTTGTGTCTACAGCAAATGGAAGAGGTTCATATTTATGTTCTGAAAGGAAATACTGCGTCAATCGAGTTAAGTAAAAGCGTCGGGTTTGTACAAAATAAGGATTCTTGTTGGTGGATAGAAACACAAGGGTCTGAGAAGAAGATGGGATTTAATCACAAGTGA
- the LOC137287912 gene encoding glycine N-acyltransferase-like protein 3, which produces MAIVLRTQQLPRLLATLQNIPKTNHIRGEILSKLRSVITDYDFIVDRWPDYRALVVRINPVTAKFPKHLDVVSSVYAKDSEALESLLQRPRVIDWTSRVGFVGVHPYEMQAVVNAMQKQQREHQMFLLLDMKVTEKTLKNCPVPDGFKIRSLIPEQAYLVNSMWPYNDGIHSVSYVKELISKQPSCCLYNREGSLVGYALARHYGYLGFLHVMKEHRKKGYAKVIASHIAALCLQQMEEVHIYVLEGNTASIELSKSVGFVQNKDSCWWIETQGSEKKMGFNHK; this is translated from the exons ATGGCGATCGTCCTGAGAACCCAGCAGCTTCCTCGGTTATTAGCAACTCTACAAAACATCCCGAAGACAAATCAT ATTCGAGGTGAGATACTTTCAAAACTGCGATCAGTGATAACTGACTATGACTTCATCGTGGACCGCTGGCCAGATTACAGAGCACTAGTTGTTCGTATCAATCCTGTTACAGCCAAG TTTCCAAAACATCTGGATGTGGTCAGCAGTGTTTATGCCAAAGACTCTGAAGCTCTGGAGTCTCTGCTTCAAAGGCCTCGTGTGATAGACTGGACATCAAGAGTTGGGTTTGTAG GTGTGCACCCTTACGAAATGCAAGCCGTTGTTAATGCCATGCAGAAACAGCAAAGGGAGCATCAAATGTTCTTGCTCTTAGACATGAAAGTCACAGAAAAGACGTTGAAGAACTG CCCTGTTCCAGATGGATTCAAGATAAGAAGTCTTATTCCTGAACAGGCTTATCTAGTCAATTCAATGTGGCCTTACAATGACGGTATACACTCTGTGTCATACGTAAAAGAACTTATCAGCAAACAACCGTCGTGTTGCCTGTACAACAGGGAAGGTTCCCTGGTAGGATACGCCCTGGCTCGCCATTACGGATATTTGGGTTTCCTACATGTCATGAAGGAACATAGAAAGAAGGGATATGCCAAGGTGATCGCTTCCCACATTGCCGCTTTATGTCTACAGCAAATGGAAGAGGTTCATATTTATGTTCTGGAAGGAAATACTGCGTCAATCGAGTTAAGTAAAAGCGTCGGGTTTGTTCAAAATAAGGATTCTTGTTGGTGGATAGAAACACAAGGGTCTGAGAAGAAGATGGGATTTAATCACAAGTGA